A genomic segment from Biomphalaria glabrata chromosome 16, xgBioGlab47.1, whole genome shotgun sequence encodes:
- the LOC106077886 gene encoding GTPase IMAP family member 9-like, translated as MKRVNFLLLGTSGNGISSLGNTLLGRTCFKTSSDLHATENIAVKGSALRGDCRITVVDISGIDTDNKSLDPLQNLKSLIQIALNYCEDGFTAIVFVLQFCGRYTRQEQETLKLIKATLGEDVIAKNTVCVFTHGDLYKHETESFITWCRSQKGNIQNVLAECNYRCLLFNNKTEDVRNQDAQLKELLKLATESERYTLSQFQSAEKERKSLEEEILSPIIAQEASMFVSDMQTKLKSLEDEWTGSNKDKLDLLSKYQEELLKFEGELVNKNLKPGNYVNPFGSIKVLKVNIQTKRKLAESEIKLESLNDRFETQHHWFIRNSSTRATCPARSSTIQTTENFPQETKSFKRQNDGRRSLREENVRSYNLQKARGKGNDQSKDTKRCIVL; from the coding sequence ATGAAGCGCGTCAACTTTCTTCTGCTAGGAACTAGTGGGAACGGGATCAGCTCTCTGGGGAACACACTACTAGGCCGGACATGCTTCAAGACTTCATCTGACTTGCACGCTACTGAAAACATTGCTGTGAAAGGGTCAGCATTAAGAGGAGACTGTCGCATTACAGTTGTGGATATTTCAGGAATAGATACAGACAATAAAAGCCTGGACCCccttcaaaatttaaaatctttgaTCCAAATTGCACTCAACTACTGTGAAGATGGTTTCACTGCAATAGTGTTTGTGCTGCAGTTCTGCGGTAGATATACAAGACAAGAACAGGAGACGCTTAAACTTATCAAAGCGACATTAGGTGAAGACGTCATAGCTAAAAACACTGTTTGTGTTTTTACTCACGGAGACTTGTACAAgcatgaaactgaaagttttataACATGGTGTCGGAGTCAGAAAGGAAACATTCAAAACGTCTTGGCTGAATGTAACTATAGATGTCTTCTGTTTAACAACAAAACTGAGGACGTGAGGAATCAAGATGCACAACTCAAAGAACTCTTGAAACTGGCCACTGAATCTGAAAGATACACATTGAGCCAATTCCAATCTGctgaaaaggaaagaaaatcacTTGAGGAGGAAATCTTATCACCGATAATAGCGCAAGAAGCTTCAATGTTTGTTAGTGACatgcaaacaaaattaaaatctctGGAAGACGAGTGGACTGGAAGTAATAAAGATAAACTGGACTTACTTTCTAAATACCAAGAAGAACTTCTGAAATTTGAGGGAGAACTTgtaaataaaaacttgaaacCTGGAAATTACGTTAATCCATTTGGTTCAAtcaaagtacttaaagtaaatattcaaaCCAAACGTAAACTTGCAGAATCGGAAATAAAACTGGAAAGCTTGAATGATCGATTTGAAACACAACATCACTGGTTCATTCGTAATTCATCCACTAGAGCTACATGTCCAGCAAGAAGCTCAACAATCCAGACGACAGAGAACTTTCCTCAGGAGACCAAATCTTTCAAAAGACAAAATGATGGCCGGAGATCACTTCGTGAAGAGAATGTCCGCTCATACAACCTTCAAAAAGCGCGCGGTAAGGGAAATGACCAAtcgaaagacactaaaagatgTATTGTTCTATGA
- the LOC106052194 gene encoding uncharacterized protein LOC106052194, which translates to MDSHTAEMAECSKRRSVVNMKGMFENSNISMEAKKQSSPKTPPKPASLHLGPANVVSPQTIQQMQDSVSTEEQPYDSSPVQLRHPGHAESGRTQRQDSMTCGPNLNTRSNRSMLNDQIDLLLIGKTGNGKSALGNSIIDHSAFFSEPSSTSVTKEVRDEVNEINGRIIKIVDSPGVEDTDWENDETTNSVVNALSQAIAINPQGYHAFLLVVKFGGRFTKEDQGTVDYLKKVFGQSFVRKFCILVLTYGDQFEAQVKDKFKDWIQSQKGVLSDLVKECNNRVILFDNQTTDRQKRQRQVSELIEIVDSLKQENSRYTNDQFDLAKTERESLELTSKAPLIIEAAMTEANLIFKQFKRIQVTVKSNYDPAPLEPLLKRINILCDSVRHKDSKTGVLGDLLIHIETLKSSIRDEIKVCRRISEVEIEMRTKYDYQLEESNQKLKDAKLNFDRLSQERKKSELHKIQKLEEEIRKLKREKDESEMYQLDHSSEFELITTTIPEIEEQYTRVREKHRKNVLSSLFHKIAKTFSKKSKDIDLPPVQDDLEIDLTQFMY; encoded by the exons ATGGATTCTCACACAG CTGAGATGGCAGAATGTTCCAAGCGTCGATCTGTAGTTAACATGAAAGGAATGTTTGAAAACTCAAATATTTCAATGGAAGCCAAGAAACAAAGCTCTCCAAAAACTCCCCCAAAGCCAGCATCCTTGCACCTAGGCCCAGCTAACGTAGTTTCACCTCAGACTATTCAACAGATGCAGGATTCGGTTTCTACTGAAGAGCAGCCCTATGATTCTAGTCCAGTACAGCTCAGACATCCAGGACATGCAGAGAGT GGAAGGACACAAAGACAAGACTCAATGACTTGTGGACCAAACTTGAACACAAGATCTAATAG gtCAATGCTTAATGATCAAATCGATCTTCTTCTGATTGGCAAAACTGGAAATGGGAAAAGCGCTCTGGGTAACTCAATTATTGACCACAGCGCGTTTTTTAGTGAGCCTTCTAGTACTTCAGTTACTAAAGAAGTCAGGGATGAGGTGAACGAAATTAATGGAAGGATTATCAAAATAGTGGACAGTCCAGGGGTTGAGGACACGGACTGGGAAAATGATGAAACTACAAACTCTGTAGTTAATGCACTGTCCCAGGCTATCGCCATCAACCCACAAGGCTACCACGCCTTTCTTCTGGTTGTAAAGTTTGGTGGCCGATTTACGAAAGAAGATCAAGGGACTGTAGACTACTTAAAGAAGGTATTTGGTCAGAGTTTTGTCAGGAAGTTTTGTATACTGGTCTTGACTTATGGCGATCAGTTTGAAGCTCAAGTTAAAGACAAATTTAAAGATTGGATACAATCACAAAAAGGTGTTTTGTCTGACTTGGTGAAAGAGTGTAACAACAGAGTCATTCTATTTGACAATCAAACAACGGACAGACAAAAGAGACAAAGACAAGTCAGTGAACTGATAGAGATTGTTGACAGCTTAAAACAGGAGAATAGCCGCTACACCAACGATCAGTTTGATCTAGCCAAAACTGAAAGGGAATCCCTAGAACTTACTTCAAAAGCTCCTCTAATAATTGAAGCAGCTATGACAGAagctaatttaatttttaaacaatttaaacgAATACAAGTAACTGTTAAATCTAATTATGACCCCGCACCGCTCGAACCACTTTTAAAAAGAATCAATATATTGTGTGACTCAGTAAGGCACAAAGACAGCAAAACAGGAGTTCTTGGTGACTTGCTGATACACATTGAGACCCTCAAATCTTCTATACGTGATGAAATAAAAGTATGCAGGAGGATATctgaagtagaaatagaaatgagaACAAAATATGATTATCAGTTAGAAGAATCAAATCAAAAGCTCAAAGACGCAAAGCTTAACTTTGATCGCCTTAGCcaggaaagaaagaaatccGAATTACACAAAATTCAGAAATTGGAAGAAGAAATTCGGAaactaaaaagagaaaaagacgaATCGGAGATGTACCAATTAGACCACTCTTCAGAGTTTGAGCTGATAACAACTACAATTCCTGAGATTGAAGAACAATATACACGAGTTAGAGAAAAGCATAGAAAAAATGTCTTATCTTCCCTGTTTCATAAGATTGCGAAGACTTTCTCGAAAAAATCAAAAGACATAGATCTACCACCGGTACAGGACgacttagaaatagatttaacGCAATTTATGTATTAA